A single Anopheles arabiensis isolate DONGOLA chromosome 2, AaraD3, whole genome shotgun sequence DNA region contains:
- the LOC120897706 gene encoding saccharopine dehydrogenase-like oxidoreductase isoform X1 has translation MTLLPMAIPLLAIQPLLLVPLVLRLRMSAAWIKKAYTKPTAMNMARRLDVIIFGASGFTGKYAVLESVKLLANMKWGIAGRSQNKLQDTLKEIGEKAKTDLSHVPIVLADVNNQDSLINMARDCRVIVNCCGPYRLYGEPVLKACLAERTHHVDVSGEPQFLEGMQLKYHEAAKEKGIYLISACGFDSIPADMGTVFLEQQFDGVVNSVESYIVSKQTGRRELGAIHYGTWASAVHAIANMNEVGEIRRKLFAKKMPDVKPKLPERPTLHRSEQGNKWSLPFHGADRSCVARTQRFFYETENKRPLQMRAYISFGGLAEALAVSFVGAIFWMMVKTNFGKQMLLNHPKLFSFGMVSHEGPSDEAMNNTHFALYFEGKGWEEKLASPEDKYTTPPNKVIRTKVAGTNPGYGATCVALVLCGRTILEESDKMPGSGGFLTPGAAFAKTNLINELCKNGFTFEVLSTAKL, from the exons ATGACTCTCCTCCCCATGGCCATACCTTTGCTCGCCATCCAACCACTTTTACTCGTCCCGCTCGTTCTCCGACTCAGAATGTCAGCTGCCTGGATCAAAAAAGCCTACACAAAGCCCACTG caATGAACATGGCACGTCGACTGGATGTAATAATTTTCGGAGCAAGTGGATTTACTGGCAAGTATGCCGTGCTCGAAAGCGTGAAGCTGTTGGCCAACATGAAGTGGGGCATTGCTGGCCGTAGCCAGAACAAGCTGCAAGACACACTGAAAGAGATTGGCGAAAAGGCCAAGACCGACCTGTCGCACGTACCGATCGTGCTGGCGGACGTTAACAATCAGGACTCGCTGATCAACATGGCACGGGACTGTCGGGTGATCGTCAACTGCTGCGGTCCGTATCGATTGTACGGTGAGCCGGTGCTAAAGGCATGTCTAGCCGAACGGACGCACCACGTGGACGTGAGCGGGGAGCCACAGTTCCTCGAAGGCATGCAGCTAAAGTACCACGAGGCAGCGAAGGAGAAAGGCATTTATCTAATATCGGCCTGCGGGTTCGACAGCATTCCGGCCGACATGGGTACGGTGTTTCTGGAGCAGCAGTTCGATGGTGTGGTCAACTCGGTCGAGAGTTACATCGTGTCGAAGCAGACGGGCCGCCGGGAGCTGGGCGCGATTCACTACGGAACGTGGGCATCGGCCGTTCATGCGATTGCAAACATGAACGAAGTGGGCGAAATTCGGAGGAAGCTGTTCGCGAAGAAAATGCCCGACGTGAAACCGAAGCTTCCGGAGCGGCCGACGCTTCATCGCTCGGAGCAAGGGAATAAGTGGTCGCTACCGTTTCACGGTGCGGATCGATCCTGTGTCGCTCGAACGCAGCGCTTTTTCTACGAGACGGAAAACAAACGTCCCCTGCAAATGAGGGCTTACATTTCGTTTGG TGGATTAGCCGAAGCGTTGGCAGTGTCGTTTGTGGGAGCGATCTTTTGGATGATGGTAAAGACGAACTTCGGCAAACAGATGCTGCTGAACCACCCGAAACTGTTTTCGTTCGGTATGGTGTCTCACGAGGGCCCGAGCGATGAAGCCATGAACAACACGCACTTTGCGCTTTACTTCGAGGGTAAGGGCTGGGAGGAGAAGCTGGCCAGCCCGGAGGACAAGTATACGACCCCGCCGAACAAGGTCATTCGAACGAAGGTGGCTGGAACAAATCCGGGCTATGGTGCAACGTGTGTTGCGTTGGTGCTTTGCGGTCGCACCATTCTGGAGGAGAGCGACAAAATGCCAGGAAG TGGCGGTTTTCTGACTCCAGGGGCAGCTTTTGCCAAGACAAACTTGATCAACGAGCTGTGCAAGAACGGATTCACTTTTGAAGTGCTGTCGACAGCAAAGCTGTAA
- the LOC120894136 gene encoding glycine dehydrogenase (decarboxylating), mitochondrial, giving the protein MQRTIVLSRQQLRQGYSRIGGLLAPRRLATASLQLQRYLATVEELFPNKPDFASRHIGPRKTDVVTMLNSIGFKSLDELSEKAVPDAIKFKRILNIEDPLNEHELIERIQRISDQNEIWRSYIGMGYHNCLVPHPILRNVFENPGWTTQYTPYQPEISQGRLESLLNFQTLVTDLTGLEIANASLLDEGTAAAEAMSLCFRHNKRRKVFLSRKLHPQTVAVVKTRLEAFGIEVVFGSVKEIDFGDHEISGVLMQYPDTFGDVQDFEQVSKDCKKNGTLVVVATDLLALTLLRPPAEFGADIAIGSAQRLGVPLGYGGPHAAFFACRQKLTRLIPGRMIGVTRDMDGEDAYRLALQTREQHIRRDKATSNICTAQALLANMAAMYAIYHGPEGLKNIANRVHNCALTLNAGIERAGHQQLNKAFFDTLHVVPGGGATTAEIKSRAEQRKINLRYFEDGSIGVSMDETVKTSDIADLLWVFGCPDLDSAVADPQATGRTIHGTQFRRTSPFLTHPVFNKHHSESRMVRYMKQLENKDISLVHSMIPLGSCTMKLNSTTEMIPCSFPKFTEIHPFAPREQARGYMQMFAELEKDLCEITGYDRISFQPNSGAQGEYAGLRAIRSYHESRGEQNRTICLIPVSAHGTNPASAQMAGMKVEAIRVNSATGVVDMEHLKEKVEQHSDNLSCLMLTYPSTNGIFEDNVVEVCELVHRHGGQVYLDGANMNAQVGLCRPGDFGSDVSHLNLHKTFCIPHGGGGPGMGPIGVKAHLAPFLPTHPVIDPHPENDGQSFGVVSAAPYGSSAILPISWSYIKLMGGRGLRRATQVAILNANYMSKRLENHYKTLYTDPKTGLVAHEFIIDVRDFKKTANVEAVDIAKRLMDYGFHAPTMSWPVSGTLMVEPTESEDKEELDRFCEAMISIRKEILDIEEGRLDVRVNPLKMAPHTQKQTISSEWNRPYPRELGAFPAPFVKPETKIWPTVGRIDDLYGDKHLVCTCPPMVPDYE; this is encoded by the exons ATGCAGCGCACAATCGTTCTgagcaggcagcagctgcggcAGGGCTACAGCCGCATCGGTGGTCTGCTGGCGCCCCGCCGGTTGGCCACCGCCAGCCTGCAGCTCCAGCGCTATCTTGCCACGGTGGAGGAGCTGTTCCCGAACAAGCCGGACTTTGCCTCGCGCCACATTGGGCCGCGCAAAACTGACGTCGTTACCATGCTGAACTCGATCGGATTCAAG tcGCTGGATGAGCTGTCCGAGAAGGCCGTCCCGGATGCGATCAAATTCAAGCGCATCCTCAACATCGAAGACCCTTTGA ACGAGCACGAGCTGATCGAACGGATCCAGCGAATTAGCGACCAAAATGAGATCTGGCGCTCGTACATCGGCATGGGCTACCACAACTGCCTGGTGCCGCACCCGATACTGCGCAACGTGTTCGAGAACCCGGGCTGGACGACGCAGTACACGCCGTACCAGCCGGAGATTAGCCAGGGCCGGCTCGAGTCGCTGCTCAACTTCCAGACGCTCGTCACCGACCTGACCGGGCTGGAGATTGCGAACGCGTCCCTGCTCGACGAGGGTACGGCCGCGGCCGAAGCGATGAGTCTCTGCTTCCGCCACAACAAGCGCCGCAAGGTGTTCCTATCGCGCAAGCTCCACCCGCAGACGGTTGCGGTGGTAAAGACGCGGCTGGAAGCGTTCGGCATCGAGGTCGTGTTCGGCTCGGTGAAGGAGATCGACTTCGGCGACCATGAAATCTCGGGCGTGCTGATGCAGTACCCGGACACGTTCGGCGACGTGCAGGACTTTGAGCAGGTGTCGAAGGACTGCAAGAAGAACGGTACgctcgtggtggtggcgacCGATCTGCTCGCCCTCACGCTGCTCCGCCCGCCGGCCGAGTTCGGGGCGGACATTGCGATCGGGTCGGCCCAGCGGTTGGGCGTACCGCTCGGGTACGGTGGTCCGCATGCGGCGTTTTTCGCCTGCCGCCAGAAGCTGACGCGCTTGATACCGGGCCGCATGATTGGGGTGACGCGCGACATGGACGGCGAGGATGCGTACCGGTTGGCGCTGCAAACGCGCGAACAGCACATCCGGCGGGATAAGGCGACGAGCAACATCTGCACGGCACAGGCACTGCTCGCCAACATGGCCGCGATGTACGCGATCTACCACGGTCCCGAGGGGCTGAAGAACATTGCCAACCGGGTGCACAACTGTGCGCTCACGCTGAACGCCGGGATTGAGCGGGCGGGTCACCAGCAGCTGAACAAAGCGTTCTTCGACACGCTGCACGTGGTGCCCGGGGGCGGCGCGACGACGGCCGAGATTAAGAGCCGGGCCGAGCAGAGGAAGATCAATCTGCGCTACTTCGAGGACGGTTCGATCGGTGTGTCGATGGACGAAACGGTCAAAACGTCCGACATTGCCGATCTGCTGTGGGTGTTTGGGTGTCCCGATTTGGACAGTGCGGTGGCGGATCCGCAAGCCACCGGGCGCACCATCCACGGCACGCAGTTCCGGCGCACGTCCCCGTTCCTGACGCACCCGGTGTTCAACAAGCACCACAGCGAGTCGCGCATGGTGCGGTACATGAAGCAGCTGGAGAACAAGGACATCTCGCTCGTCCACTCGATGATACCGCTCGGGTCGTGcacgatgaagctcaactcgACCACCGAGATGATCCCGTGCTCGTTCCCAAAGTTCACCGAAATCCACCCGTTTGCGCCGCGCGAACAGGCCCGCGGCTACATGCAGATGTTTGCCGAGCTGGAGAAGGACCTGTGCGAGATCACCGGGTACGATCGGATCTCGTTCCAGCCGAACAGTGGGGCGCAGGGCGAGTACGCCGGATTGCGCGCGATCCGCAGCTATCACGAGTCGCGCGGGGAGCAGAACCGCACCATCTGTCTGATTCCGGTCAGTGCGCACGGCACGAATCCGGCCTCGGCCCAGATGGCGGGCATGAAGGTGGAAGCGATCCGGGTGAACAGTGCGACCGGCGTGGTGGACATGGAGCATCTGAAGGAGAAGGTGGAGCAGCATTCGGACAATCTTTCCTGCCTGATGCTGACCTACCCCTCGACGAACGGCATCTTCGAGGACAACGTGGTGGAGGTGTGCGAGCTGGTGCACAGGCACGGCGGCCAGGTGTACCTGGACGGGGCGAACATGAACGCGCAGGTGGGTCTGTGCCGGCCGGGCGACTTCGGCAGCGACGTGTCCCATCTCAACCTGCACAAAACGTTCTGCATTCCGCACGGCGGCGGTGGACCCGGCATGGGACCGATCGGGGTGAAAGCTCACCTGGCGCCGTTCCTGCCGACGCACCCGGTCATCGATCCGCACCCGGAGAACGATGGCCAGAGCTTCGGTGTGGTCAGTGCCGCGCCGTACGGTTCGTCGGCCATTCTGCCCATCTCGTGGTCGTACATCAAGCTGATGGGGGGCCGGGGGCTGCGCCGGGCGACGCAGGTCGCCATCCTGAACGCGAACTACATGTCCAAGCGGCTCGAGAACCACTACAAAACGCTGTACACCGATCCGAAGACGGGGCTGGTGGCGCACGAGTTCATTATCGATGTGCGCGACTTCAAGAAGACGGCGAACGTGGAGGCGGTCGACATTGCGAAGCGGCTGATGGACTACGGGTTCCATGCGCCGACCATGTCCTGGCCGGTGTCCGGTACGCTCATGGTCGAGCCGACCGAGTCGGAGGACAAGGAGGAGTTGGACCGGTTCTGCGAGGCCATGATTTCGATCCGCAAGGAGATCCTTGACATCGAGGAGGGCCGGCTGGACGTGCGGGTGAACCCGCTCAAGATGGCACCGCACACGCAGAAGCAAACCATCTCGTCGGAGTGGAACCGGCCGTATCCGCGGGAGCTCGGTGCATTCCCAGCG CCCTTCGTCAAGCCGGAAACGAAAATCTGGCCCACTGTTGGACGCATCGATGATCTGTACGGCGACAAGCATCTGGTCTGCACCTGTCCCCCGATGGTGCCGGATTACGAGTGA
- the LOC120897706 gene encoding saccharopine dehydrogenase-like oxidoreductase isoform X2, giving the protein MNMARRLDVIIFGASGFTGKYAVLESVKLLANMKWGIAGRSQNKLQDTLKEIGEKAKTDLSHVPIVLADVNNQDSLINMARDCRVIVNCCGPYRLYGEPVLKACLAERTHHVDVSGEPQFLEGMQLKYHEAAKEKGIYLISACGFDSIPADMGTVFLEQQFDGVVNSVESYIVSKQTGRRELGAIHYGTWASAVHAIANMNEVGEIRRKLFAKKMPDVKPKLPERPTLHRSEQGNKWSLPFHGADRSCVARTQRFFYETENKRPLQMRAYISFGGLAEALAVSFVGAIFWMMVKTNFGKQMLLNHPKLFSFGMVSHEGPSDEAMNNTHFALYFEGKGWEEKLASPEDKYTTPPNKVIRTKVAGTNPGYGATCVALVLCGRTILEESDKMPGSGGFLTPGAAFAKTNLINELCKNGFTFEVLSTAKL; this is encoded by the exons ATGAACATGGCACGTCGACTGGATGTAATAATTTTCGGAGCAAGTGGATTTACTGGCAAGTATGCCGTGCTCGAAAGCGTGAAGCTGTTGGCCAACATGAAGTGGGGCATTGCTGGCCGTAGCCAGAACAAGCTGCAAGACACACTGAAAGAGATTGGCGAAAAGGCCAAGACCGACCTGTCGCACGTACCGATCGTGCTGGCGGACGTTAACAATCAGGACTCGCTGATCAACATGGCACGGGACTGTCGGGTGATCGTCAACTGCTGCGGTCCGTATCGATTGTACGGTGAGCCGGTGCTAAAGGCATGTCTAGCCGAACGGACGCACCACGTGGACGTGAGCGGGGAGCCACAGTTCCTCGAAGGCATGCAGCTAAAGTACCACGAGGCAGCGAAGGAGAAAGGCATTTATCTAATATCGGCCTGCGGGTTCGACAGCATTCCGGCCGACATGGGTACGGTGTTTCTGGAGCAGCAGTTCGATGGTGTGGTCAACTCGGTCGAGAGTTACATCGTGTCGAAGCAGACGGGCCGCCGGGAGCTGGGCGCGATTCACTACGGAACGTGGGCATCGGCCGTTCATGCGATTGCAAACATGAACGAAGTGGGCGAAATTCGGAGGAAGCTGTTCGCGAAGAAAATGCCCGACGTGAAACCGAAGCTTCCGGAGCGGCCGACGCTTCATCGCTCGGAGCAAGGGAATAAGTGGTCGCTACCGTTTCACGGTGCGGATCGATCCTGTGTCGCTCGAACGCAGCGCTTTTTCTACGAGACGGAAAACAAACGTCCCCTGCAAATGAGGGCTTACATTTCGTTTGG TGGATTAGCCGAAGCGTTGGCAGTGTCGTTTGTGGGAGCGATCTTTTGGATGATGGTAAAGACGAACTTCGGCAAACAGATGCTGCTGAACCACCCGAAACTGTTTTCGTTCGGTATGGTGTCTCACGAGGGCCCGAGCGATGAAGCCATGAACAACACGCACTTTGCGCTTTACTTCGAGGGTAAGGGCTGGGAGGAGAAGCTGGCCAGCCCGGAGGACAAGTATACGACCCCGCCGAACAAGGTCATTCGAACGAAGGTGGCTGGAACAAATCCGGGCTATGGTGCAACGTGTGTTGCGTTGGTGCTTTGCGGTCGCACCATTCTGGAGGAGAGCGACAAAATGCCAGGAAG TGGCGGTTTTCTGACTCCAGGGGCAGCTTTTGCCAAGACAAACTTGATCAACGAGCTGTGCAAGAACGGATTCACTTTTGAAGTGCTGTCGACAGCAAAGCTGTAA
- the LOC120894137 gene encoding ruvB-like helicase 1, with amino-acid sequence MKIEEVKSTVKTQRIAAHSHVKGLGLDENGVPLQMAAGLVGQKDAREAAGVVVDLIKSKKMSGRALLLAGPPGTGKTAIALAIAQELGNKVPFCPMVGSEVFSSEIKKTEVLMENFRRSIGLRIRETKEVYEGEVTELTPVETENPMGGYGKTISNVVIGLKTAKGTKQLKLDPSIYETLQREKVEVGDVIYIEANSGAVKRQGRSDNFATEFDLETEEYVPLPKGEVHKKKEVVQDVTLHDLDAANARPQGGQDVLSIVGQMMKPKKTEITDKLRTEINKIVNKYIDQGIAELVPGVLFIDEVHMLDLECFTYLHKSLESAIAPIVIFATNRGRCVIRGTDDIISPHGIPLDLLDRLLIVRTAPYNTSEMEQIIRLRAQTEGLNVEDAAIQALSEIGSNTTLRYAVQLLTPANQTSKVNGRTQITKDDIMDVHSLFLDAKRSAKFLQEENTKYMM; translated from the coding sequence ATGAAGATTGAAGAGGTAAAAAGCACGGTGAAAACCCAGCGCATTGCCGCCCACAGCCACGTGAAGGGGCTCGGGCTGGACGAGAATGGGGTGCCGCTCCAGATGGCGGCCGGGCTGGTCGGGCAGAAGGACGCCCGCGAAGCGGCCGGCGTCGTGGTCGATCTGATCAAGTCGAAGAAAATGTCCGGCcgcgcgctgctgctggccgggcCGCCCGGCACGGGCAAAACGGCCATCGCCCTAGCGATTGCCCAGGAGCTCGGCAACAAGGTGCCGTTCTGTCCGATGGTCGGCTCGGAAGTGTTTAGCAGCGAAATCAAAAAGACCGAAGTGCTGATGGAAAACTTCCGCCGCTCGATCGGGCTGCGCATCCGCGAAACGAAGGAGGTGTACGAAGGCGAGGTGACCGAGCTGACGCCGGTCGAGACGGAGAACCCGATGGGCGGGTACGGCAAAACGATCAGCAACGTGGTGATCGGGCTGAAGACGGCCAAGGGCACCAAGCAGCTCAAGCTCGACCCCAGCATCTACGAGACGCTGCAGCGCGAAAAGGTCGAGGTCGGTGACGTCATCTACATCGAGGCAAACAGTGGCGCGGTGAAGCGCCAGGGCCGCAGCGACAACTTTGCCACCGAGTTCGATCTCGAGACGGAGGAGTACGTGCCGCTGCCGAAGGGTGAGGTGCACAAGAAGAAGGAGGTGGTGCAGGACGTGACGCTGCACGATCTGGACGCGGCGAACGCCCGACCCCAGGGCGGCCAGGATGTGCTGTCGATCGTGGGCCAGATGATGAAGCCGAAAAAGACGGAAATCACGGACAAGCTGCGCACGGAGATTAACAAAATCGTGAACAAATACATCGACCAGGGCATTGCCGAGCTGGTGCCGGGCGTGCTGTTCATCGACGAGGTGCACATGCTCGATCTGGAGTGCTTCACCTATTTGCACAAATCGCTCGAATCGGCCATCGCACCGATTGTCATTTTTGCCACCAACCGCGGCCGCTGCGTGATCCGCGGCACGGACGATATCATCTCCCCGCACGGCATTCCGCTCGATCTGCTGGATCGGTTGCTGATCGTGCGCACCGCCCCGTACAACACGAGCGAAATGGAACAGATCATACGGCTGCGGGCCCAGACGGAGGGGCTGAACGTGGAGGACGCTGCCATCCAGGCGCTGAGCGAGATCGGGTCCAACACGACGCTGCGGTACGCGGTGCAGCTGCTGACGCCGGCCAACCAGACGAGCAAGGTGAATGGGCGCACGCAGATCACCAAGGACGACATAATGGACGTACATTCCCTGTTTTTGGACGCGAAGCGGTCGGCCAAGTTCTTGCAGGAAGAAAACACCAAGTACATGATGTAA
- the LOC120897707 gene encoding NAD(P)H-hydrate epimerase, with protein MLLRVIKRNFALFSRVQTVRHSNKHILTAVRAQYGTMKYLNQQEAISVDEELFNEYKFSVDQLMELAGLSCAHAIADAYNPDSLRSNKVLICCGPGNNGGDGLVAARHLSLMSFVPYVYYPKRTDKELFKNLQHQAESMGITVSVDCPAGEWVEAEFGLIVDALFGFSFKPPVRESFRPIMEVLQKTKLPIVSVDIPSGWDVELGPQTDFDIKPDCLISLTAPKLCAKHLVNAKHYLGGRFVPGKLEEKYAMNLPAYKGRDLFVRLC; from the exons ATGTTGTTGCGAGTGATAAAGCGAAATTTTGCGCTCTTCTCGAGGGTT cAAACAGTCCGACATAGCAATAAGCATATTCTGACCGCTGTTAGGGCACAGTACGGCACGATGAAATATCTTAACCAGCAGGAAGCGATCAGTGTCGATGAGGAACTGTTCAATGAGTACAAGTTTAGCGTCGATCAGCTGATGGAATTGGCCGGCCTTAGCTGTGCCCATGCGATTGCCGATGCATACAACCCCGATAG TTTGAGATCAAACAAGGTTCTAATCTGCTGTGGACCGGGCAACAACGGAGGCGACGGATTGGTAGCCGCTCGTCATCTCTCCTTGATGAGCTTCGTACCGTACGTGTACTATCCGAAGCGAACCGACAAGGAGCTGTTTAAAAATCTCCAACATCAGGCCGAATCGATGGGCATCACCGTATCGGTGGACTGTCCGGCCGGCGAATGGGTGGAGGCAGAGTTTGGTCTGATTGTGGATGCGTTGTTTGGGTTCAGCTTTAAACCACCGGTACGGGAGTCCTTCCGGCCGATCATGGAGGTTCTGCAAAAGACAAAGCTTCCGATCGTAAGCGTCGACATACCGAGCGGCTGGGACGTAGAGTTGGGCCCCCAGACGGACTTTGATATTAAGCCGGACTGTCTAATTTCACTGACGGCTCCGAAACTGTGCGCCAAACATTTGGTAAACGCCAAGCACTATCTTGGTGGACGGTTCGTGCCGGGCAAGCTGGAGGAAAAGTACGCAATGAATCTGCCCGCATACAAGGGGCGTGATCTGTTTGTGAGACTATGCTAA
- the LOC120897705 gene encoding kinesin-like protein KIF17, with protein MMGENVKVVVRCRPMNKREQQSNCKSVIQIDNSLVNLDNPNDPNASQKSFQFDNAYGYAATTENIYSDICYSLVESVLEGYNATIFAYGQTGCGKSHTMQGTTYNLSAADPNNANNIGIIPRSFEHIFEAISLASEVRYLVLVSYLEIYNETIRDLLQPQSPAATASTLQIKEVPGEGVMVQNLSLHTVHGMKECIELLEAGAKNRMVGATLMNIESSRSHSIFSISLEQMSTSVEADSGVAIKRGKLNLVDLAGSERQSKTGATGDRLKEATKINLSLSALGNVISALVDGKTRHIPYRDSKLTRLLQDSLGGNTKTLMIACISPADYNYDETLSTLRYASRAKNIANKPRVNEDPKDTMLREYQQEIMRLKELLKGEGSTPPAAVNGHYDANGLDAEKQALRSQYDQEVTHLRREYEQQRIAKQELVKDIEKIKAYYEQQMQLLTSSRQQAADAEQLRQSTPAVALAGRDRKEIYDRIKQIKDALIGGERANDIQLKEKRYRNKLASEKRINALAQALGRIEQSADRDLLQGHYSDIQQELKVRCEQIRALRRRTKLLEQEVSDIQGEFQRERDDYLATIRLLEKKVLFYETVFQKAMPVLRKDGRYWNLECLERESEWNDDLRKWRLPDDTLLRLRLPPAETPPPAPSPPPSDVSSPGKLNGRESQTSLTAPGRLERSSTMFLAKLPEFQQHDRKPPDEQPQRKGDFLSKSTNSNPFPKIEDVAMTYFRPRRAAELVYKSGWRSLQK; from the exons ATGATGGGCGAGAACGTGAAGGTGGTAGTGCGGTGCCGGCCGATGAACAAGCGGGAACAGCAATCAAACTGCAAG AGCGTTATACAAATCGACAACTCATTGGTAAATCTAGACAATCCGAACGATCCGAACGCGTCGCAGAAATCGTTCCAGTTCGACAACGCGTACGGTTATGCGGCCACGACGGAGAACATTTACAGCGACATTTGCTACTCGCTGGTGGAG AGCGTCCTGGAAGGATACAATGCCACGATATTTGCCTACGGCCAGACGGGTTGCGGCAAATCGCACACGATGCAAGGGACGACCTACAACCTGTCCGCGGCCGATCCGAACAATGCGAACAACATCGGCATCATACCGCGCTCGTTCGAGCACATCTTCGAAGCGATCTCGCTGGCCAGCGAGGTACGTTATCTGGTGCTGGTTAGCTATCTGGAGATTTACAACGAAACGATACGGGACCTGCTGCAGCCGCAGTCACCCGCCGCAACGGCCAGCACCTTACAGATCAAGGAAGTGCCTGGGGAGGGCGTGATGGTGCAGAACCTTTCCCTGCACACCGTGCACGGGATGAAGGAGTGCATCGAGCTGCTGGAGGCCGGTGCAAAGAATCGGATGGTCGGTGCAACGCTCATGAACATCGAAAGCTCCCGTTCGCACTCCATCTTCAGCATCAGCCTGGAGCAGATGTCGACCAGCGTGGAAGCGGACAGCGGGGTAGCGATCAAGCGCGGCAAGCTGAATTTGGTCGATCTGGCGGGATCGGAACGGCAGAGCAAAACCGGCGCCACGGGTGACCGGTTGAAGGAGGCGACAAAGATCAATCTTTCACTGTCCGCGCTCGGCAACGTCATATCGGCACTGGTCGATGGCAAAACGAGACACATTCCGTACCGGGATTCGAAGCTTACGCGGCTGCTGCAGGACTCGCTCGGGGGCAATACGAAAACGCTGATGATAGCGTGCATCTCACCGGCCGACTACAACTACGACGAAACGCTGTCCACGTTGCGGTACGCTAGCAGGGCGAAAAACATTGCCAACAAGCCGCGCGTGAACGAGGATCCGAAGGATACGATGCTGCGCGAGTACCAGCAGGAGATTATGCGTCTCAAGGAGTTGTTAAAGGGCGAGGGAAGTACCCCACCGGCCGCGGTAAATGGGCACTACGACGCGAACGGGTTGGATGCGGAAAAGCAAGCACTCAGATCGCAGTACGATCAGGAGGTGACGCATCTGCGCCGCGAGTACGAGCAGCAAAGGATCGCCAAACAGGAGCTGGTGAAGGATATCGAGAAGATAAAGGCGTACTACGAGCAGCAAATGCAGCTGCTCACCTCGAGCCGGCAGCAAGCAGCGGACGCCGAGCAGCTTCGGCAGAGTACACCGGCCGTGGCCCTTGCCGGGCGGGATCGTAAGGAAATCTACGATCGCATCAAGCAAATCAAGGACGCACTGATCGggggcgagcgagcgaacgacaTACAGCTGAAGGAGAAGCGGTACCGCAACAAGCTGGCGTCCGAGAAGCGGATCAACGCGCTGGCCCAGGCCCTCGGGCGGATCGAGCAGTCGGCGGATCGCGATCTGCTCCAGGGCCACTACTCCGACATACAGCAGGAGCTTAAGGTGCGCTGCGAGCAGATAAGGGCCCTGCGCAGGCGCACCAAACTGCTCGAGCAGGAAGTGTCCGACATTCAGGGCGAGTTTCAGCGCGAACGGGACGACTATCTGGCCACGATACGGCTGCTCGAGAAGAAGGTTCTGTTTTACGAGACCGTCTTTCAAAAGGCAATGCCCGTGCTGCGCAAGGATGGCCGATACTGGAATCTGGAGTGTTTGGAGCGCGAATCGGAGTGGAACGATGATTTGCGCAAGTGGCGGTTGCCGGATGATACGCTGCTAAGGTTGCGCTTACCGCCGGCAGAAACGCCACCGCCAGcaccttcaccaccaccgtcggATGTTTCATCGCCCGGGAAGTTGAATGGGCGCGAAAGCCAAACGTCCCTGACCGCACCGGGTCGGTTGGAGCGCAGCTCCACCATGTTTCTTGCCAAATTGCCCGAATTCCAGCAGCACGACCGGAAGCCGCCAGACGAGCAGCCGCAGCGCAAAGGTGATTTCCTCAGCAAAAGCACCAACAGCAATCCCTTTCCGAAGATTGAGGACGTTGCGATGACTTACTTTCGGCCGCGGCGGGCCGCCGAGCTGGTGTACAAAAGTGGGTGGCGATCTTTGCAAAaatga